From Sporolactobacillus pectinivorans:
TTCTGATCGCTTACTCCGCACCTGAAACCGGAATATCTTTTCAAGGCGCGATTGATGATATCGAAATCGGGAGTTCGGCAAAAACAATCAGTGGCTCAACCCCTGTTGACGAAGTAAACATTCTGAGGGGAACGGCTTCAAACAATTCCTTTCCCCGCGGCGAAACCGTTCCAGCAGTTGGTGTGCCCAATGGTTTTGCCTACTGGTCTCCGGCACTGAACAGCAGCTCGCCTAATCACCCCTATCCGTACAGAGAAAACAATGATCCGGAAAATTCGCCTGAGATCCAGTCATTTTCGCTCAGCCATTCGCCAAACGACCAGAACGGAGACAGACAGTCTTTTCAGGTTATGCCTTCAGATTTAGCCGGTACGCCGGCAGCGAACCGGCTAAACCGCGGACTCGCCTTCAGCCACAAAAACGAGACGGCAAAACCAGATGAATACAGCGTGACTTTCAATAATGGAATGAAGGCAGAATTGACAGCGCTCAGTCATTCAGCCATTCTCCGTTTTACTTTCAAGGGCAATTCGGGGAATTTGATTTTCGATAATATTGATAATAATGGCGGTCTGACGCTCAATCCGTCGAAGAACACCATTGAAGGCTACTCGGATGTTCAGAATGGAACAACAGGAAACAGCAGCCGGCTTTTTTTCTATGGCTATACGGACAGCGCCGTAACCGATTCCGGACGGCTCTATGGTGAAGGCCGGGATAAAGTGACTGCTTTTTATAAATTCGATACATCCAAACAAAAAACTGTTACACTGCGCATCGCAACTTCTCTGATCAGCATTGAACAGGCCCAAAAAAACCTGAGTCAGGAAATAAGTGATAAAACGTCATTTGAGACTGTCATGAATGAGGCAAAGGACGCATGGAACAAGCAACTTTCAAAAGTCACTGTTCAAGGGGCAAGCCCGGTGCAGAGAACGACCCTCTATTCCAATCTTTACAGGCTCTTTCTCTATCCAAATGCCGGTTTTGAAAACACCGGAACAGATAAGAAACCGGATTACAGCTACGCCGCGATCGGCGGGGCACCCCAGTCTGATAATACGCAGGACAGTACGGGCGCTTCGATTAAACAAGGAAAGATTTATGTAAACAGCGACTTTGCTTATAGCGCTCAAACCGTCTGGCCAGCTTATAGTCTGCTTGATCCAAATTTAGCGGGACAAATGGTCAATGGCTTCCTCACCAATGAAGAAAATGGCGGAGGAAGCATTGCCCCTTCAGAAATTCCTTATGCTGATGAAGCGTTTGCCGATACCTATCTCAGGGGGGCACAGGGTATCAATACGGACGAGCTGTACAGCACATTGCTGCAAGATGCCACCGTTGCCGACGACGGAGAAGGGGAGACAACTTCGAGCTCCTCCGAAAGCGGCGGTAGCCTGGACAGTATATTGGCGGACAGCCTGAGAGATTTTTCGCTCGCCAATCTGGCGTCCAAACTGGCTGGTCAAGGTGCTAAGGGAGAAAATTATAGCGATGAAAGTACATATTTTCTTCAGCGTTCACAAAGTTATTTAAATGCCTTTGATCCTTCAGCTGACCTTTTTAATCAGAAGACAGCGAGCGGAAAATGGGAACAGAATTCCAGCACAACGGGTCCTGACCGTTTTAATCCACAGGCAGCTCCCAACCGCTGGCGGTTTTCTTTTGATGCACCGCAGGATGGACAGGGATTGGCTAATTTGTATGGAGGACGCGGTGGACTCGGTAAAAAAATTAATCAGTTTCTTGCTTCAGGTCCGACAGCATCGGCATTGAAAACAAGTCCGGAAGCCAGACAGGCCGCGGCAGGGAAGCTTGGCATGTTTACACTGGACAGCCCTACTGCCCCCTCCATTCCTTATATGTATCTGTTCGCCGCGGCACCATGGAAAACCCAGGATACCGTCCGTAACATTCTAAATCGTTTCTATACAGGCAGCGATATCGGGCAGGGTTTTCTGGGCAGTGACCAGGGATCAATGCTGTCGGGATTCTATTTTTTCGGTTCGGCAGGAATCTTTCCCTTGCAGAAGGGAACTGCTGACTATGTTCTTAGTGCACCCTATTTCAGCAAAATGACCATCCATCTCGCAGGCGGGCATAATCTGGTTATCCGGGCGCCTGGGGTCAGCAATCAAAACAGATACATCCAAAGCGTCACATTCAATGGGCGACGCCTAACCGGAGTGACTCTGACGCAGGACCAGCTGGCAGGCGGTGGGACTCTGTCGTTTCAGATGGGGCCAAAGCCTTCACCATGGGGCAGCAAGGTTAACAGCCTGCCTGATTCGCTGACTCCACCGTCAACTGACGGTTCATCTTTTTATCCCAAACCGCTGGTCAACCTGATCGACAGATCTGCTAAAGAAGCTACATTGTCGATCAGTGACGGTACATCGCCCGACGATTTGGCCAATGACGGGCAAGGAATAATGACCATTTTCTCAAGTGAGTACCCATCGCTGAATGTAAATTTCACAACGGGGAACGCCCGTATCAAAATGTACACACTGAGTTCCTCATCAAGTGTCCGGAACAGCGACCCGGAGGACTGGACGCTTTTTGCATCTAATGATGGAAAGACCTGGGATACCATTGACCACCGTTCTGGTGAAATTTTCAAGTGGCGATCAATGACCCGCCCCTTTGTCATTAAAAATCCGAAAGCCTACAAATATTACCGCCTGGATATCACGAAAACAAGTAATTCAGGTCCGCTTGCTCTCAATGGGTTTGAACTGCTTGGATATACTGGGATCGGTTCCGGATTTAACGCAATACGAAGCAAACTGCTTGATCAATTCGGGCAAAATACGCTTTCGGAGACGGAGACGGCATCGCTGTCTTATGCACTGAATCAGGCACAGAACGCGTTCAATACGGGGAATATCTCAACGTCCATTTATTATCTACAGTCTTACGTACAGCTGATCAATTCTTTCACTTATGACGCTTCTACCCCAGGTAATATCAGAGAGCAGCTATCAGCGGATGCACATGCACTGATTGATCTTCTCTCTGAATGATTGGAATAGCTGCCAGAATTCGACAGTTCATGAAATGTGTACTCAAATAGGGGCAGGGACATGTATTAAAAACAATCTTCTTTAAAAAAGGAAAAGGTGACCTTACTGTGTTAGAAAAAATGATCCTGCGTGACGCGGTTGAAGCAGACCTCCCGGCTATTGTCGCCATCTATAATGCAACAATCCCTGGAAGAATGGTCACTGCAGATACGTCAGAAGTCTCAATTGACGAGAGGAAGCCATGGTTTGAAGCCCATCTTGCGAATAAGAACCGGCCGCTCTGGGTAGCCGTGCTGGACGGGAAAGTATGCGGCTGGCTCAGTCTGAGTTCTTTTTATGGACGGCCTGCCTATCACTCAACGGCGGAAATCAGTATTTATCTGGCTGAGTCTTGCCGCAGAAGGGGGTTGGGCTCATTTCTTGTCAGGCAGTCTCTTGAAAAATCAGCTGAATTTGGAATCAAAACTGTGCTGGCTTTCATCTTCGGCCACAATGAACCAAGTCTTCGCTTATTTGAGAGCCTGGGTTTTGAAAGATGGGGAGTACTCCCGAAGATTGCTGAACTGGACAGCATTGAGCATGACCTGGTCATTCTTGGAAAACGTTTAGCCAAATAATGAAGATGTTACGTAAAAAACGAAGCGGTAAAATTGACCCGCTTCGTTTTTTTGTGTCTTTGACTGCGCTTTGCGTAGCCGCTGGATTATTAAAAAAAATCACTCAGCACTTGTATCTTCGCCAATAATCCGGACTTCAGTATGCAGATCCACATCGAATTTTTCTTTCACTTTTTTCTGTACATAGTGAATCAGCATAATATAATCTGTGGCTGTTCCATGGTCGACATTGACCATGAAGCCGGCATGCTTGGTCGACACTTCTACTCCGCCGATCCGGACGCCCTGAAGGCCGCTGTCTTGGATCAGTTTGCCCGCATAATAACCTGGCGGACGTTTAAATACACTGCCGCATGACGGATATTCAAGCGGTTGTTTCAGCTCACGCAGATAGGTCAGATGTTCCATTTTCTCCTTAATCTCCGCTTTATCTCCGGGGCAGAGGGAAAATGTCCCCTCCAATGCAATATACTCGTTTTCAGAGATTGCACTGCTCCGGTACCCCATGCTCAGCTTCTCCCTGCTCAAGTTTAAAAGATGCCCAGAAAGGTCGGCCACAACAGCCTGATCAAGGACATCTGAAGTTTCTCCTCCGTACGCTCCGGCGTTCATAAACAGAGCGCCCCCGACCGATCCAGGAATACCGCAGGCGAACTCAAGCCCGGTCAGGCCGTGTGCCAGGGCAAAACGTGAAACATCAATAATTGCAGCCCCGCATTGAGCGACCACACTGTTTCCTTCAAGACGTATCGCATCCAGATGCAGTAAGTTAATAACAATGCCGCGAATCCCGCCATCACGGATAATGACGTTGGATCCCTTCCCGAGAATGGTCACCGGCATCGCTTGATCCTTTGCAAAGTGCAATATTTTGCAGATTTCTTCATAACTTTCGGGCAGAACGAGAATGTCCGCCTCTCCGCCTGTCTTTGTAAATGTGTAGGCACTCAAGGTCTCATTGCATTTCACCCGATCTGTGTCCCCCACAATTTCCTTTAGATGTTCATAAATATTAATTTTTTGCATGCCGATCCTCTATCATTAATTTGGCTTTGTTACTTAAGACAGATCCCGTGCAGGAGATCTGTAATTATTATTTATGCCATTCAGCCATTCATATGTCAACTGTCTTCCAATATCATCCAACGCACTTGAAACAGACGGTCCGGCAAGAAGTGGATCAAATTCAATGCCTTAATTTTGACGTGATCCATGTTTGTCTGCATACATGATTTCATCCGCTTTTGCAATCAGGTCGTCAATCGTCTCTCCATCATCCGGATAAAAGCTTACCCCGGTACTTAAAGAGAGGCTGATTCGATAACCGTCCTGAATAATATGCTTCTTCTTATTGCGGCTGATCTGCTTCGCTACTCTCTGATAGTCAGCATAACTCGTAATATCTGGCATTAGGACGAGAAACTCATCGCCTCCGTATCGGCAAACAATATCGTTCTTCCGTGTCGATTCAGTTAGAAGGCTTGCCACACGAGTCATCACCTTGTCGCCCGTATTATGACCAAATGTGTCATTGATTGCTTTGAACTCATTGACATCGACAAACATCAGCCCAAGCACATGGCCGCTCCGTTTTGCCAGATTCAAATATTTGTCCGCAAATTTATCAAAAAGCGCTCGATTGGCAACACCGGTCAGCTTATCATAATAGGCAAGTTTTTCGATGACTTTCTCTTTTTGCTGAAGCTTGATGTTCAGATGTGAAAGTTGCCTGACGTAATCGCGGAGCTGGCTGATCTGATAGAACTGATTGGTCACATCGATAAATTCAAGCAATATAGCAGCCCCATCACGATTCGAGACGCGATTCATTTTCAGATTCACCTTATGATTTTCACTGATCATGCGCCGGTGCATCGCCGCGGAGAAAAAGACCGGTGTACCTCCGGCAATCACCTTATCCACCGCACTATGGAAAAAGTTTCGATTCAAATAAGGCAACGCTTCTTCAATCTTCGTATCCTTAACTTCATCCTGCTTTTTCTTTGTCAGCTTCTCCATGAACGGGTTCCAGTAAATGATGCTTAAGTCTTCAGCAAGAATCACAATACCTTCATTTATGCAATTCAATATATTGGGCAGAAAAGAATCCATGTCGCTCATCTTCCATCATACATTCTATCAATGGTATTCAAAATATCATCCAATGATTTCAGTGTCATGTTGATGACGATTGCTCCTTCGATATGCGTCCCCTCAATATTGAAGGTAATATACATCATCAAAATAAGGTGGTACGCCTCATCGGTAACAAAAAGATCTGCACGGGCGCGGTCCAGAACATTGACCTCGGGGAGCGTATATTCAACAGGTATACTGACCGTATTGCTTAGCTCGCCAATGATCGCATTCAAAACAATATTGCCAATCTCCTTGACAGTATCGAAATCGATGTCCGTAAACTCCATTGTAGCTTCCTCGCCGCGATCCTCATGGAGACAAAGATCAATAAATTGATGCATTTTGTCAGCAGGAAAAATCAGGCTTACAGTGCCCTCCAGCTGTCTGTCAAATGAAATGGAGGAAACCATGACCGCTCCCTCAGCCACTTGATTCAAAAATTTGTCCAGTTCAACCTTTCCACGTTCAACACTGAGGATTTTTACATCCGGGACATCAAGAATTATTTTTTTATCAATAATTTCGGATAGTGTGCCGGCAGCTTGTCCGACACCGATATTAAATAGTTCTTTAAGTATGTCCTCTCGGTTGATCTTTCCGGTCACTGGGCATCCTTCCTTATAATGTCGGCTATTTCTTCCGCCTTCTCATCATTGAGCGGTTTGTTGATAAAGGACAAGACACCCATTTTTTCTATAACATCACGCACACGTTTCTGGACATCGGCTGAGACAACGATAATCTTAGCATCAAAGTCAATCTGTCTGACTTCTTCAATCAGATCCTGTCCTCTCAATTTTGGCATCAACAGGTCAATGAGCAGATAATCCGGACGAATTTTTCTGAATTGTTCCAGACCCTCTTCACCGTCATCCGCATAATCGAATGTGACACCTTTCAGATGCTTTCCCACGAGCGTGGATGTTATTTTCTGAGAGAATTTTGAGTCGTCAACGATCAGTACTTTTGTCATTATCAACAGTCCCCTTCGTCACTCTTTAAAAATTATATCAGAAAAATTGAAACAAAAGGTGCATAATTTACGCATCCACTTTAAAGACTTTCTAGTTGTCCACCGCATATAGTTCTTTAGTCTCTTTTTTTGTATGAGTCTAAAGTCGTGCTATTTCTTCTATTATACGAATCTATGAGAAAAAAACAACAACTTATTCCTCTAATCGTCCAAATTTCCGATCTTTTTCTAACGACCATTGGCTGTATCTCTTTAGATGACTTTCAAGAGCATCTGATCCAGTATCCGAAATGCTGATCTGATTTTATCATCAGATACGCCTTCGTACAAATCTCCAATATTTGTTTCAAAAGAACAGCCACCGTTGTCCGTCTTCTTCAAATATCCGGTCAGGCCGATATCAGTAGATTGATAGAAATCAATCAGCAAAGGCCTGAGTTTCTCTTCCGGGACATTAATATAGACGTGAAACATGTTGGAAACTGGAACTTCAGGTAATGTCAAAACGCCATGGCAGGAGTTAAAGAATCCGGCAAACTCCTTCGCCTCTTCATAATACTGGGCCATCTTCCCGATCCGCCGGTCAAAATAGTAATCTGAGCTGATGATGTAGGGATAAAGGCTGATCAGATCACCGCCGTAGCGCCTTTTCCATACTTTTGATTCTTCTGTGAAATCAGTATCACCGGCGAGAATCGCTCCGGCAATACCTCCAATTCCTTTGTAAAATGAGACGTAGACACTGTCAAAGAGGCCGCAGATTTCGGCGGCCGATTTTTGATAGTAAGGAAGCACTTCAAACAGTCTTGCCCCATCGAGATGAAGCCGGATACCGTTTTCCCGGCAATAAGCTGAAATCCGCATCAGTTCACCGTAATCCGGCAGCTGACCGCCGATCTCGCGTTGTGGTAATTCCAGAAGCAAACAGGAAATATCCTCTTTAAGGTTAGTAATGTCCTGCAGCTGTATCAACCGATCCTTGTCAGCCAGCAATAGCGGCCGGATGTGGTGCAATTCTTTCAAACCGCCATTCTCGTGAATTTCCAGGTGACAGGTCGGATGATAAGCGACCGTTTTAATCCCTTTCCGATCACACCAGATGCGGAGTGCAATCTGCTGCGCCATCACGCCACTCGGGAAAAACACGGCAGACTCCTTGCCAAGAAAATCAGCCATTTTTTTCTGGAAATCTTCAATCAGTTTGCCATTGCCGTAAAAATCGCTTTCCGTCGCGTCATCCACCTCGCTAAAAGCTTTGTTTAATACCTGAATGGTTCGCGGTCCATTGCCGCCGAGCTTATATCCCGTATTTCTGAACGCTTTTAAAAGATCATTTTCTTCACTCACCGCGATCGTTCCCCTTTCTTCATCTATTCAGCTCTCAGGTTCAGCTCTCAGGATAAATGATTTCTTCCCGCACTTTTTTGCTCAATCTGTTCAGCACGATACTGTGTGCCTGATCCAGCATGCCTTTCAGCACACTCTCTGGCACATCTCCTTCAAGGTAGAGAGAATTCCAGTGGACTTTATTCATATGATAGCCCGGTATAATATCGGGATACTCCTCTCTGAGCTGCGCGCCTGTCGACGGAGCCAGTTTCACGGTAATAATCGGACGTCCGTTTTTATCCCCGCCCATCATCGCAAATATTTTGCCCCGAATCATATAGCGGGTGGCTTGCCACTCCACCTTATAATCCTGCTCCACTCCTTTTTTTGAAAGGCAGTATTCATCAATCCATTCGTATTTCATTTACCGGTTCCTTCTTTCTGTTCAGTTTGCCGGGCCTGTGTCAGGGGAAGCCAGAAAGGAGATTATGGTGCCCCATCAAACAAATAATGAAGCATTTTACCCGGATTTTCCAGGAAGCTCCGGGTAACCATGTAATGTTCCGTTTCCTCATAGGGTGTTCTTTTCAGACCCTGATCGGATAAAATAAAAATATCCGCGTCCGGGTAGGCCATCAGAAGCGGAGAATGTGTAGCAATAATAAACTGGGAATCCTGTTCCACCAGTTCATGGATACGTACCATCATAGTCAGCTGCCTGGACGGTGAAAGTGCCGCCTCCGGTTCATCCAGTATGTATACACCATGCCCGCGGAACCGATTGAGCATCAGCGCGAGAAAGCTCTCCCCATGGGACTGCTCATGCAGCGATTTACCCCCATAACCTTTCAAAAAAGCCGCGCCACCGACCTCCTTCGCCAACTCATCAATATTTGATGCCACGTTATAAAAACTCTCAGCACGCAGAAAAAAACCGTCACTCGGATAATCACTGCCCCTGACGATTCTTATGGAACGATACAGCTCGGAATAGCTATCATTGATTGAAAAGTTGAAGTTCTTTGAGCCGCCCTCCGGATTAAATCCCCAGC
This genomic window contains:
- the murB gene encoding UDP-N-acetylmuramate dehydrogenase, with protein sequence MQKINIYEHLKEIVGDTDRVKCNETLSAYTFTKTGGEADILVLPESYEEICKILHFAKDQAMPVTILGKGSNVIIRDGGIRGIVINLLHLDAIRLEGNSVVAQCGAAIIDVSRFALAHGLTGLEFACGIPGSVGGALFMNAGAYGGETSDVLDQAVVADLSGHLLNLSREKLSMGYRSSAISENEYIALEGTFSLCPGDKAEIKEKMEHLTYLRELKQPLEYPSCGSVFKRPPGYYAGKLIQDSGLQGVRIGGVEVSTKHAGFMVNVDHGTATDYIMLIHYVQKKVKEKFDVDLHTEVRIIGEDTSAE
- a CDS encoding threonine aldolase family protein, with product MSEENDLLKAFRNTGYKLGGNGPRTIQVLNKAFSEVDDATESDFYGNGKLIEDFQKKMADFLGKESAVFFPSGVMAQQIALRIWCDRKGIKTVAYHPTCHLEIHENGGLKELHHIRPLLLADKDRLIQLQDITNLKEDISCLLLELPQREIGGQLPDYGELMRISAYCRENGIRLHLDGARLFEVLPYYQKSAAEICGLFDSVYVSFYKGIGGIAGAILAGDTDFTEESKVWKRRYGGDLISLYPYIISSDYYFDRRIGKMAQYYEEAKEFAGFFNSCHGVLTLPEVPVSNMFHVYINVPEEKLRPLLIDFYQSTDIGLTGYLKKTDNGGCSFETNIGDLYEGVSDDKIRSAFRILDQMLLKVI
- a CDS encoding GH92 family glycosyl hydrolase, translating into MRTKILSKMLVGFLCLILALPTLPESFSRMASAQAISSSSFFTSFEKGNPVPSWKNTAETSNSGKVLASGITSAVGGRKINTMRTEVTTGPAHLYASPDKAGWTGSHVLTYSGKVSGRKGSYAFNKLFQVHIPVRSDTQLSYFVAPISDAKNQLADASAYISVDLAFSDGTYLHQLRKATDEDGIQMTPSAQGSSGTLMPDQWNHKQSDIGQVAAGKTITRILIAYSAPETGISFQGAIDDIEIGSSAKTISGSTPVDEVNILRGTASNNSFPRGETVPAVGVPNGFAYWSPALNSSSPNHPYPYRENNDPENSPEIQSFSLSHSPNDQNGDRQSFQVMPSDLAGTPAANRLNRGLAFSHKNETAKPDEYSVTFNNGMKAELTALSHSAILRFTFKGNSGNLIFDNIDNNGGLTLNPSKNTIEGYSDVQNGTTGNSSRLFFYGYTDSAVTDSGRLYGEGRDKVTAFYKFDTSKQKTVTLRIATSLISIEQAQKNLSQEISDKTSFETVMNEAKDAWNKQLSKVTVQGASPVQRTTLYSNLYRLFLYPNAGFENTGTDKKPDYSYAAIGGAPQSDNTQDSTGASIKQGKIYVNSDFAYSAQTVWPAYSLLDPNLAGQMVNGFLTNEENGGGSIAPSEIPYADEAFADTYLRGAQGINTDELYSTLLQDATVADDGEGETTSSSSESGGSLDSILADSLRDFSLANLASKLAGQGAKGENYSDESTYFLQRSQSYLNAFDPSADLFNQKTASGKWEQNSSTTGPDRFNPQAAPNRWRFSFDAPQDGQGLANLYGGRGGLGKKINQFLASGPTASALKTSPEARQAAAGKLGMFTLDSPTAPSIPYMYLFAAAPWKTQDTVRNILNRFYTGSDIGQGFLGSDQGSMLSGFYFFGSAGIFPLQKGTADYVLSAPYFSKMTIHLAGGHNLVIRAPGVSNQNRYIQSVTFNGRRLTGVTLTQDQLAGGGTLSFQMGPKPSPWGSKVNSLPDSLTPPSTDGSSFYPKPLVNLIDRSAKEATLSISDGTSPDDLANDGQGIMTIFSSEYPSLNVNFTTGNARIKMYTLSSSSSVRNSDPEDWTLFASNDGKTWDTIDHRSGEIFKWRSMTRPFVIKNPKAYKYYRLDITKTSNSGPLALNGFELLGYTGIGSGFNAIRSKLLDQFGQNTLSETETASLSYALNQAQNAFNTGNISTSIYYLQSYVQLINSFTYDASTPGNIREQLSADAHALIDLLSE
- a CDS encoding response regulator transcription factor → MTKVLIVDDSKFSQKITSTLVGKHLKGVTFDYADDGEEGLEQFRKIRPDYLLIDLLMPKLRGQDLIEEVRQIDFDAKIIVVSADVQKRVRDVIEKMGVLSFINKPLNDEKAEEIADIIRKDAQ
- a CDS encoding chemotaxis protein CheC, translating into MTGKINREDILKELFNIGVGQAAGTLSEIIDKKIILDVPDVKILSVERGKVELDKFLNQVAEGAVMVSSISFDRQLEGTVSLIFPADKMHQFIDLCLHEDRGEEATMEFTDIDFDTVKEIGNIVLNAIIGELSNTVSIPVEYTLPEVNVLDRARADLFVTDEAYHLILMMYITFNIEGTHIEGAIVINMTLKSLDDILNTIDRMYDGR
- a CDS encoding GNAT family N-acetyltransferase; this translates as MILRDAVEADLPAIVAIYNATIPGRMVTADTSEVSIDERKPWFEAHLANKNRPLWVAVLDGKVCGWLSLSSFYGRPAYHSTAEISIYLAESCRRRGLGSFLVRQSLEKSAEFGIKTVLAFIFGHNEPSLRLFESLGFERWGVLPKIAELDSIEHDLVILGKRLAK
- a CDS encoding AAA family ATPase; protein product: MMNHLFIRNFSIDHSDTTYTDSYLSSLQILQHLDEFEFRKKVTFFVGENGTGKSTLLEALAVCWGFNPEGGSKNFNFSINDSYSELYRSIRIVRGSDYPSDGFFLRAESFYNVASNIDELAKEVGGAAFLKGYGGKSLHEQSHGESFLALMLNRFRGHGVYILDEPEAALSPSRQLTMMVRIHELVEQDSQFIIATHSPLLMAYPDADIFILSDQGLKRTPYEETEHYMVTRSFLENPGKMLHYLFDGAP
- a CDS encoding MmcQ/YjbR family DNA-binding protein, yielding MKYEWIDEYCLSKKGVEQDYKVEWQATRYMIRGKIFAMMGGDKNGRPIITVKLAPSTGAQLREEYPDIIPGYHMNKVHWNSLYLEGDVPESVLKGMLDQAHSIVLNRLSKKVREEIIYPES
- a CDS encoding GGDEF domain-containing protein is translated as MDSFLPNILNCINEGIVILAEDLSIIYWNPFMEKLTKKKQDEVKDTKIEEALPYLNRNFFHSAVDKVIAGGTPVFFSAAMHRRMISENHKVNLKMNRVSNRDGAAILLEFIDVTNQFYQISQLRDYVRQLSHLNIKLQQKEKVIEKLAYYDKLTGVANRALFDKFADKYLNLAKRSGHVLGLMFVDVNEFKAINDTFGHNTGDKVMTRVASLLTESTRKNDIVCRYGGDEFLVLMPDITSYADYQRVAKQISRNKKKHIIQDGYRISLSLSTGVSFYPDDGETIDDLIAKADEIMYADKHGSRQN